CGTTCCCGGGCCACGGTCGCCAGCAGTTCCCACGCCTGGCAGGCCACCGAGGGCAGCGCGTAGCGCTCGGCGGCGTCCGCGGCCGAGCGGGCCAGCTTCTCCGCGTGCTGGGTCCGGTCGGTGCCCGGGGTGTCCAGCGCGAGGTAGGCCGCGGTGACGTCGACGGCCGCCGCGGTCGCCCCGTCCGGGTCCGGCCCGAGCATCTCGCGGGCCCGGTCGATCTGCCGGTTGCCGTCGCTCCACCGTCCCGCGGTGTGGGCGACCTTGGCCAGCCGGGTGTGCAGGACCGCCAGGTGGGCGCCGCTCAACCCCGCGCTGTCCAGGGCGTGCAGGTGTTCCACCAGGTCGAAGGCCCGGTCGAAGTCACCGGATTCGGCCAGCGCGAGCAGCAGGTGCTCCAGCACCCCGGCCCGCTCCTGCGGGCCGGCGCCCCGTGCCAGCAGTCCCTCGGCCCGGCTCAGCAGGGTCACCGCCGAGCCCAGCGCGCCGGCAGTCAGCGCCCGGCGCCCGGCCTCCGCGAACAACCGGCCGGCGGCCGTGTCCTCCCCGGCCTCGCAGCGCAGTCCGGCCGCCAGCGCGCACCACTCGCCGGGCAGGCGCGGGTGCAGTTCCTCCACCGCGTCCGCCCCGCGCCGCGCCAGCTCGGCCCGCTGGCCGGGCGTCAGCTGGGTGAACAGCGCCTCCACGGTGGGGGAGTGGCGGAAAGAGTACCAGTCCGGCGCGGGCTCGTCCGGGATCACCAGCCGGGCGGCGACGCCGGCGTGCAGGTGGCTGAGCAGGGCCCGGTCGTCGACGCCCGTCATGCGCTGCAGCACGGTCAGCGGGAACCGCCGGCCCAGCACGGCCGCCGCCGACAGCAGCGTCAGGCCCTCCGCGCCCAGCCGGTCGATGCGGCGCAGGATGCCCCGGGCCAGCGCGGAGGAGACGTCCCCGCGCGGATCGCCCACGGTCCGCCAGCCGTCCGTCGCCTGGACGAGGGTGCCCGCACCGATCATCGACTGCAGCAGTTCCTCGACCAGGTAGGGGCTGCCGGCACTGTCCTCCCACAGCCGCTCCAGCACCGGTGCGGGTACCTCGCCGGCGGTGGTGCCCAACTGACCGGCCACCAGCTCGTGCACCTGCGGACGCGTCAGCGGGGGCAGCTCCACCACCGAGGCGGCGCCGCGCCGGCGGGCGGACTGGGCCAGGTCGAGGGCGTCGCTGAAGTCGGTGCGCACCGTGGCCAGCAGCAGGACCGGGGTGTACTCCAGGTTGTCGACCAGGTATTCGAGGACGCCGAGCGTCTCGGGGTCCGCGTCGTGCAGGTCCTCCAGCAGCAGGAGCCGGCCACGGCCGTGGTCGGTGGCCAGCAGCAGGCGCAGTACGGCCTCGCCCAGGATGACCATCGTGCTGCTGTCGCTGTCCCCGGTGTTCCAGTCGGGTATCAGACGCCCCAGCACCGGCCGGTAGGGCCCCAACTGCAGCTCGCCCAGCGGCTCGCCGCTGCGGAACAGCGACATCAGCGCCTCGGTCAGCGGCCGGAACGGCACGGCGGGTCCGGTGGTGCTGCTGCGTCCCCGCAGCACGCTCATCCCGGCCCCCAGCGCACTGCCCACGGCCTCGGCGGCCAGCCGGGACTTGCCCACCCCGGCCTCCCCCACCAGGAAGACCACGCCACCGCGTCCCTGCCGGGCGCTGGACAGCGCGCGCTCCAGGAAGCCCAGTTGGGCGTCCCGGCCGACGAGGGAAGGCGCTTGGAAACGCATAAACTCGAAGCATAATCGGAACATCGGGGATCATGGCAGACCGTCCGTGTCCTGATACCGGCCCCGCGCCCGCCGGGCGGACGGGTGGCTCCCGGCCGGGAGCCACCGCGGGGCAGTCACCGCACCGGGGGCCGGCTCGTTCAGCGCGGCGCGGAGACCGAGGTGTCGATCGTGCTCAGCGTGATGACGATGCCGCTGGTGAGGACCATGCCGGCCAGGACGCGGACGCGGGCGCAGGCGCGGTTGCGGCCCGAGAGGGCGATGCCGCCGGCGGCGTCCTGCTCGTCGGGGGAGAGCGCGGGGATCTCGGTGCCGGCGTCGGCGAGGGACACGGACGTGGCGCGGCTGAGGTTCTGGTTCATGACGGTGAGCCCCTTGTTCTGTGGAGAGTTCTGAACGAGTGGTGGAGGAGACGGGCGCGGCGGGGGCGGCGGACGGACGGCCGCCGGTGGTGGTCCTCAGCGCGCGGGGAGCGGGCCGGTGCGGCAGTGCCCGAGCAGGAGCGCGGACGGGACGAGGGTGGGGAAGCCGAGGCGGAGCAGTCCGTAGCCGATGCCGGCCAGGCCGGTCAGCAGCCCGGGGGAGGGCACCTGGTCCGGGGTGGCGCAGCGGTGTTCCCGCGCCTCGACGGTCGCGAGCACCCGGCCCGTGTGGCGCGCCAGCGCGGCGGACGCCGTCGCGTCACCGCGGTCGGCGAGCACCGACAGGGCCTCCAGGGCGCCGAACACGCCGTGGCCCGGGCTGAGGTCGGCGTCGTCGCACAGGGCGGACAGCCGGCCGGAGAGGCCCTCCGCACCCGGCAGGTGCGCCGCGGCGGCGGCGATCCCGGGCAGTCCGGTGGTCCAGGAGGCGTCGAGCGGGGCGTCACCGGCCGCGGTGAGGGACGAGCGCAGCAGGCTGGTCGCGACCGCCGCGTGCCCGTCGCCGTCCGCCCGCTGGTCCGCGTGGCGCGACAGGGCCCAGCCGATGCCCGCGTCGCCCTCGGCGAACCCGGCGGTGCCGCCGCCCCGCGCGACGGCGGGAGCCAGGCCGTCCGCCACCGCGTCGGCCAGGTCCAGTGCCTGGTACGCGCCGCCGGCGTGGGCCGCGACGGCCGCGGCCAGCGCCCCGGCCGCACCACCGGCGAGCCCGGGGTCCGCGCAGGCCGCGACGGCGTGTCCCAGCGCGGTGAGCGCGTCCGGCAGCGACTCCGCCAGCTCGGGGTCCAGCACGACCGACAGGCGGACCAGGCAGTACAGGATGCCGCCCAGCCCGTCGTACGCGCCCGGCCCGACCGTCGCGCACAGCTCGGGGTCGGCGGCCAGCGTCTTCAGCAGGGTCGGCAGCGGCCGCACCGCCTCGCGGGCCAGTACCGTGTACCGCTCGGCGCCCGCGAGCAGGCCGGCCTGGGCCAGGAAGAGCGCCACCCCGCTGTAGCCCTGGGCCAGCCCGGCACCCATCGGCAGCACCGACCAGTGCCCGCCCGGCAGGCGTTCCAGACCGAGCCAATTGGCCCGGCCGCCGGAGCGCACGGTACGGGCGGCGATCTCGTCGGCGATCCCGCAGGCCGCGGCCAGCAGGCGCGACGGTTCCGCCGCCACGGCCGGCGGGCACGCCGGCAGCAGCGCGGAGCGGGGCCGCCGCAGCGGGGAGCCCGCGTCCCGCGCGGCGAGCGTGGCCGACACGATCCACTCCTGGTCGTGGCAGTCCACCTCGTCCATGCGGGCGATCTTCGCGCGCACCGCGGTCAGGGCCGGCACCGGCAACAGGCCGGGCAACCAGGTCCCGTCGGCCGTCCGGACCCCTGTACCGGACGGCCGATGGGCGAAGAGGGGGACGTCCCCGCGCCACAGGTCGGCGGTCTCGTGCTCGACGAGCCGCTGGCGCGCCGGGTCGTGCACCGACTCGGTCCACAGCACCGCGAACACCGCGTCCCGGGCCAGCGCGTCACCGAGCAGCGCCGGGTGCGTGGACTCCTCCAGCAGGGTCGCGTACAGCCGGGTGGACCGGACGATCAGCCGGGCCGGGCTGTCCGCGCGCAGCGCCAGCGGACCGTCGTCCGCGGCCAGTTCACCGCCGTGCGCGCGGACCGCCGCGTACGCGGTGCGGAACCCCTCCAGCAGCGCCGCGCGGTGGTCGGCCCCCGCGAGGCGGGGCCCGCCGGGCAGCGGCTGGTTCTGCGCGGCCGGGCTGGTGACGGGGCCGCGCGTCACCCGCATGGTGTCCAGGCCGGTGTCCTCCCAGCGCAGGCCCTCGCTCGGGTAGGTGCCCTCCTCGGCGCGGCCCAGCGCGGAGATGTCCAGCGCGCCGTGCTCGCCGATCAGCAGGTGCGGCAGCAGGCACGTACGGTGCACCGACGCCTGCAGGGCGTCCGCCGCCGGATCGGCGCCGGCCGTGGTGGCCTGCGGGAGCCCGGTGTGCAGCAGGGTCTCGGCGTCCACCAGCACCGGCTGGCCGGCGCACGCGATGACGTTCTCGTAGTGCATGTCGGCACCGTCCACCGCGTACAGCAGTGCCAGCAGCGCGCCCTGGCGGCGGTAGAAGGCGTCCGCCTCGGTCACCGTGCCGCACCAGCGGTGCTCGATGAACTCGAGCCAGCCGTGGTCGTCCCGCCGCACCGTGCGGGGGGTGCGCAGCTCCAGACCGGGGACCCGGCCGGCGAGCCAGGCGGTCAGGTCGTCCAGGAGCGCGTGGTGCTCCAGCGAACGCGGCTTGTACACCGCCCGGGAGCCGTCGGCGAAGCCCAGCACCGCCACCGACCGGCCGCCGCGGTGGGCGTCGCCGCAGCCCAGCTCGATCCGGGCGAGCGGACCGGGGTCGCGCCCCCCGAACAGGACGGCCGTCAGGTCGGCGCGGTCGGCGAGCAGGCGCAGGCCCAGTTCGGCCACGGCGTCGGCCGCGTCCAGGGCCGTCTGGCCGAGCATCCGGGCCAGCACCGGGTAGGCGGTGAACAGCGTGCGCAGTCCGTCCGGAGCGCCGGTCGCGGCGCAGAACGCGGCGAACCGCTCGCGCGGTCCGGCCCCGGCGAGCCGCCCGGCGCGCCGGGCGCGGTCGAGTTCGCGGACCAGCGTGCGTCCCGCCAGCCGGGCCAGCCGGTCCAGCAGCCACCGCTCGAACGAGGTCCGCAGCACGTGGCGTTCGGCCGCCGGCAGCGGCTCCAGGCGCCGGTCCAGGGCCGTCGAGGCGGGTGCCGCCAGCGGCGCCACGACCGGTGCGAACACCTCGGGCCCGGTGGCCCCGCCCGGCAGCGGCAGCCGGGCGTCGTGCGCCGCCAGGTCCACGGCCTGTTCCACGTACCCGGCCCAGCGCGGCGTGCCGGTGCGGGCGGCCAGGTGCCCGGGTGCCTCGCCGGCGAGGGCCGCCACGGCGGATTCGTCCAGGCCCAGGTGTGCCAGCCGGGCGGCGAAGCCCACCGTGTCCCCGGCGGCCCAGGGAGCCCGGCCGGACAGGGCGGCCGCGGGTGACGCCGCGGGACGCCCGGGGGCGGCCACCCGCTCGGCCAGGGTGAGCGCGGGGGCCCACCAGGCGGGCGGCAGGTGCGCGCTCCGGGGGGTCGGAAGGGCGGCTGGTTCGGTCACGGGAAGAAGGTCGCAGACGCCGTGCGACCCCCACATGGGGGTACGTCCCCCATATTGTGCGCGGGCCCCCGCCCGGCGGGTGGGGGCCCGCCCCCCGCGCACCGGTCCCGGTCCCGGCCGCGTCCCTGCTCGGGAGGGTGAACCAGCAGGCCACAGCGGGTTCCCATGTTCCGGCAGAAAGGCCGCCGACCCCTCCGGGCCGCCCCGCACCCGCGTGCGGAAGCCGTGCTTCCGCGCCGCGTGCGCGGGTGGGGGATCCCCGGTGTTCGCGGCCGCGCGCCCCGTTGCCCCGGCACCGGCCGCCCGGAACGCCCCGTTCCCGGGCGGGGCCTCCCAGGGCCTCTCGCGGCCTCCCGGGACCGCCCGGCGCCACCGGTGGGCGCGGCGGTCCTCGGCCGGGTGCGGCACCCCGGCGCAAGGTACCGGGGCGCCGCGGCCCCCCGAGCCCGAAGGCGCCGGTGCGTCAGTTCCCGGCGGCGGGCAGCAGGCGCGGCTCCAGACGTTCCTCCACGGCCCGGTCGCCCTCGCGCGTCACCACGTACGCGCCTTTGCCCGCCGCCTCCGTGACGGCCTCCACCAGCCGGGTGCCGTGGTAGACGAGGCCGACCCCGTCGTCCGTGCAGTGCGCCGTCGGCAGGGTGCCGTCCGCGACCAGCCGGTGGATCAGCGGGCGGCGGCCCGGGTCGGAGTCGTAGTGCACCCCGTTGCCGTACGGCAGGAAGCCCAGGGCGTTCGTGACCGGGCGCAGGTCCGGTCCGAAGGAGTCGGTCGCGCCGCCGCGGAACCAGCAGATCGACCCGGCGCTCACCCCGCTCAGCACCACGCCCGCCCGCCAGGCGCGGCGCAGCGCGCCGTCCAGGCCGTGCACCCGCCACACCGCCAGCAGGTTGGCCACCGAGCCGCCCATCACCCACACCACGTCGTGCGCGAGGAGCGTGCCCTCCACGTCCTCGACGTTCGGCATGGGGAACAGGTGCAGCGGCGTCAGGTCGAAGCCCGCCACCCGGGCCGCCTCGTGCATCCGCGCCGTGACGTGCTCGGCGTCCCCGACCGCCGTTCCGAGGTACAGGATGCGGGGGCGCCGGCCGTGCACGCCGGAGAGGTCAACCGCGTGGTGGACCAGGGAGTCGAACAGCACCCGGGAGCGCGGATCGGCACGATGCCCTCCGGAGGTGGCCAGGACGGTCGGCTGCGAAGCGGGCATGCGCGCGATCGTAACGCCTGTTCGGGCACGCCGGTGGCGAAACGGGCCCTCACCCGGCGCCGTACGCCGGCGGCCCCGTCCGCCAGAACTTGGGTGGCCGGCCCGCATCCGCCCCCGCACCGGCTCCCGTCTACTGGTGTCCGGCCGGCGGACCCCCTCCGCGGCGGCACGGGGACGTGCCGTCCCGTCCGGTGGAGCGCCGTCCGACTCGACACGTCCGACTCGACACGTCCAACAGGTGCCGTACGACAAGACATTCAGGAGTGCAGGACATGGGGACCTCTCTGGGGATCGACTCCGTCGCTCGGAGCGTGTACCTCGCCATGGTCGACCGGCCCGGTGCCGGCGTGGCCGAGCTGGCGGAACAACTGGGGGAGACCGAGGACTGGGTCCGGGACGGGCTGGAGCGGCTGTCCGCCCTCCTGCTCGTGGTCCCCGCGGACGGCGCCACCGGTTGGCGGCCGGTCGACCCGGAGGTCGGCCTGGCGGCGATGCTCGCCCGGCAGCAGGCCGAACTGGCCCGCCACCGGCTCCAGGTCGAGGACAGCAGGCTGGAGGTGACGCGGCTGCTGTCGGAGCACGGCCGCGGCAGCCGGTCGGGCGTGCCCGGTGTCGAGTGGCTGGCGGGCCCGGACGCCGTGTGGCGGCGCGTCGCCGACCTGGCCGAGAGCTGCGCGCAGGAGTGGCTGACCGTCGGGCCGACCGAGCGGCTCGGCACACCGGCCGTCGAGGCCGGCCGGCCGGTGGACGAGATCCTGCACAGGCGCGGCACGCCCACGCGCACCATCGTGCTGGAGAGCGTCCGCAACGACCCCGGGACGATGGGGCGCCTGCGGTGGCGGGGCGAGCACGCCGGCGCGGTGCGCACGCTGCCGTCGCTGCCGGTGTGGATGATCCTGTCCGACCGCACGCACGCCGTGGTGCCCGTGACCGGTGCCGCTTCCGTCATCGGCGCCATGGTGTGCGGCGTCGAGTCGGTCACCGAGGCCTTCGCGGCGCTGTTCGCCCGACTGTGGAAGGAGGCCCAGCCGCTGACCGACGCGCGGCCCCGCACCCGCGGCAGCCTCTCGCTGCAGGAGCAGCACGTCCTGCGGCTCTGGGCGCAGGGCCTGACGGACGCCGCCGCGGCCCGCCGCATGGACGTCTCGCTGCGCACGGTGCGCCGGCTCTCCGAGAAGCTGACCGACCGGTTCGGCGCGCAGAGCCGTTTCCAGCTCGGCGCCCTGGCCATCGCCCAGGGCGGCATCCGCGTCGAGGACATGGTCTGACGCCCCTCCCGCGCCTCCTCGCACGCGCCGCCGTCCAGGGCCGGACCCCGTCACCGGGGTCCGGCCCCTCGCGGTGCGCCCGGGGCGGGGCCGCCCCGCCCCGGGCCGTCCTCACCCGGCCGGCGCGAACTGCGCCGTGATCGCCGCCATCATCAGGTCCGCGATGCTCTGGGCCAGCTCCGCGGGGGTGGGGGAGTCGAACACGGTCCGCACCGGGACGTCGACCCGCAACGCCTTCCGCAGCCGCGACGCGACCTGCGTGGCGAGCAGCGAATGCCCGCCCAGCTGGAAGAAGTTGTCGTGGACGCCGATGCGCTCGATGCCCAGCAGATCCGCCCAGACGCAGACGACGGCGCGTTCGACGGTGTTGCGCGGAGCCGTGTACGCCGTCTCCAGGTCCGGCCGCCGGCTGTCCGGGAGCGGCAGCGCCGCCCGGTCCACCTTGCCGTTGGCGGTCAGCGGCAGCCGCTCCAGCACCACGAACGCCGCCGGGATCATGTAGTCGGGCAGGTGCCGTCCCAGGTGCGCGCGCAGCTCCGTCGTGCTCGGCGCGCCGGGGCCGGCGGCCACCAGGTAGGCCACCAGCCGCTTGTCGCCGGGCACGTCCTCGCGCACGACCACGCTGACCTCGCCGATCCCCGGGTGGGTGAGCAGGTTGGCCTCGATCTCGCCCAGCTCGATGCGGTTGCCGCGGATCTTCACCTGGTTGTCGATGCGCCGCAGGAAGTCCAGCTGCCCGTCCGGCCGCCACTTGACGAGGTCGCCGGTGCGGTAGACCCGGCTGCGCACGCCCTCGGCCTCGAACACCGTGAACCGCTCCTCGGTCAGCTCGGGCCGCCCCCGGTAGCCGCGGGCCACCTGCACGCCCCCGACGAGGAGTTCACCGGGCACCCCGACCGGCACCGGACGGCCGTGCTGGTCCACCACGAACACCAGGGTGTTGGCGACCGGCCGGCCGATCGGCGGGACGGTGTCCCCGGGCTCGGCCACCGTGGAGGTGACGATGACCGTGGTCTCGGTGGGCCCGTAGTTGTTGACCACCCGGAAGGGCAGCCGTGCCCGCGGCGGCATCCGCAGCCGGTCACCGCCGGTCAGCACGTAGTCCAGGGTGCTGTCCGGGCCCCAGGCGAGCGCGGCCAGGGACTCCAGCATCGGCGTGGACAGGAACGCGGCGTGGACGCGCTGCTCCTGGAGCCAGTCCCGCAGCAGGTGCGGGGCGAGCCGGACGTTCTCGGTGGTGGTGCAGCACGTGGCGCCGCGGGTGAGGCCCAGCCACAACTCCCACGCCGCCGCGTCGAACCCGATCCCGGCGAGCAGACCGATCCGCTGACCCGGCTCCAGCCCGTACTCGGCCGCCGTCCAGTGGATCAGGTTGACCAGACCGCGGTGCTCGACCTGGACGCCCTTGGGGCGGCCGGTGGAGCCACTGGTGTAGATCAGGTAGGCCAGGTGGTGTGCGGCGGCGGCCGGCTCCGGGTCGGCGGCCGGTTCGCCGGCCAGCAGGTCCCCGTCCCGGTCGAGCAGCAGCAGCGGCACGCCGGACGGCAGCCGGTCCGCGTGCGCGCCGTGGGTCAGGACCACCGGGGTCTGCGTGTCCCGCACCATGTACGCCAGCCGCTCGACGGGGTACTGCGGGTCCAGCGGCACGTACGCCGCTCCCGCCTTCAGCACGCCCAGCTCGGCCGCCACCAGGTCGGGCCCGCGTTCCAGGCACACCGTCACCGGCATGTCGGGCCGCACCCCGTACCGGGTCCGCAGGTGGTGGGCGATCCGGTTGGCGCGCGCGTTCAGCTCGCCGTAGGTCAGCGCGCCCTGGGGGCCCTCGACGGCGACGGTGTCCGGCTGCCGCGCCGCCCACCCCTCGAACAGTCCGTGCAGGGTGGCGGTGTCCGGGTAGTCGCGCGCCGTGTCGTTCCACTCGGCCACGATCCGCCGCCGCTCGGCCGGCGTGAGCAGGCACAGCTCCGACAGCCGCGCCCCGGGAGCACCGGCGACCGCGTCCAGCAGGCTGCCCAGGTGATCGGCCAGCCGGACGACCGTCTCCCGCTCGAAGAGGTCCGTACGGTACTCCAGCGTGCCGCGCAGGTCGCCGCCGGCGTCCTCGGACATCATCAGGCTGAGGTCGAACTTGGCGTCCGGCAGCGTGACCGTGAACGGCTCCACCTCCAGGCCCGGCAGGTTCCAGGCGTGGTCGTCGGGCGTGTTCTGCAGCGTGAACACGGTCTGGAACAGCGGGTTGCGGGAGGAGTCGCGGTCGGGGGCGAGCTCCTCGACGAGCCGTTCGAAGGGCAGGTCCTGGTGGTCGTAGGCGCCCAGCGCGGTGTCCTTGACGCGGTCGAGGAGCTCGGTGAAGGCCGGGTCGCCGGACAGGTCGGTGCGCATGACGAGGGTGTTGACGAAGAAGCCGATCAGGTCCTCGGTCTCGGCGCGGTTGCGGCCCGCGATCGGGCTGCCGACGGCGATGTCGTCCTGCCGGCTGTACTTGGCCAGCAGCACCTGGTACACCGCCAGCAGCACCATGTACAGGCTGGCGCCCCGGGCCGTGGCCGCCGCCCGCAGCCGCGCGGCCACCTCGGCCGGCACCGCGAACTCCACGCTGTCACCGCCCCCGGGCCGGCCCGCCGGCCGGTGCCGGTCGGTCGGCAGCTCCAGCGGCTCCACCCCGGCGAGCCGCTCCCGCCAGTACGCCAGCTGCCGTTCCAGCTCGTCACCGGTCAGCCGCTCCCGCTGCCACACGGAGAAGTCCGCGTACTGCACCGGCAGCTGCGGCAGCCGCGCCGCGGCACCCGACACCGCCGCCCGGTAGCCCTCGCGCAGCTCGCGCGCCATGACCCCCTGCGACCAGCCGTCGCAGACGACGTGGTGGACCGCCAGGAGCAGGTGGGCCTCCTCGTCGGCCAGCCGCACCAGGCTCGCGCGCAGCAGCGGGCCCGACGCGAGGTCGAAGGGCCGGCCCGCCTCGGCCTCCACCAACTCCCTCGCGGCCAGCAGCCGTTCCTCCGGACCGGCGAGGTGCCGCAGGTCGTGGACCGCCGCCCGGACCGGTGCCGGCGGGTCGACCACCTGTCCCGGCCGGCCGCCGTCGTCGGCGACGAACCGGGTCCGCAGGGCTTCGTGCCGGGCGACCACCGCGGTCAGGGCCGCGTCCAGGGCCGCCGTGTCGAGTGCGCCGCCGACGCGCAGCGCGAACGGCACGACGTACTCGGCCCGGCCCGGCTCCAGCTGGTCCAGGAACCACAGCCGCTGCTGGGCGAAGCTCAACGGGAGCGGACCGCCCGCGCGGTCGGCGGGAGCGATGCGCTGCGCACCGCCGGTGTCCAGCTCCTCCACGACGGCCGCCAGCGCGCCCACGGTCGGCGAGGCGAACAGGGCCCGCACCGGAACCTCCACGCCCAGCTCCGCCCGCAGCCGTGAGGTCACCTGGGTGGCCAGCAGCGAGTGGCCGCCCAGCGCGAAGAAGTCGTCGTCGACCCCGGTGACCTCCGTGCCCAGCACCTCGGACCAGGCCGCCGCCACCGCCCGCTCGGCCGGCGTGCGCGGTGCCGCGCCGCCGGCGCCGCCGGTGCGGGGCTCCGGTGCGGGCAGGGCGCGCCGGTCCACCTTGCCGTTCGGCGTCAGCGGCAGCCGCTCCAGCACCACGAACGCGGACGGCACCATGTAGTCGGGCAGTTCACGGCGCAGACGGGCGCGCAGGCCCTCCTCGGCCGGGCCGGTGCCGCCGGCCGGGACCACGTACGCCACCAGCCGCTTGTCGCCCGGGGCGTCCTCGCGGACGACCACGGTGGCGGCGGCCACCTCGGGGCCGTCCAGCAGCACCGCCTCGATCTCGCCCGGCTCGATGCGGTGGCCGCGCAGCTTGACCTGGTCGTCCAGCCGCCCGAGGAACTCCAGCCGGCCGTCGGGCAGCCAGCGCACGCGGTCGCCGGTGCGGTAGACCCGGCGGGGGGTGCCGTCGAGGTCGAGGGTGACGAAGCGCTCCGCCGTCTGCCGGGGCAGCCCCCGGTAGCCGCGGGCCAGCCCCGCGCCGCCGACGAGGAGCTCGCCCGGCACGCCGGTCGGCACCGGCCGGTCGTGCCGGTCGACGACGTACACGACGGTGTTGCGCACCGGGCGGCCGATGGGCGGCACCGGGACGCCCGGGACGACCTCGGCGGAGGTGGTGACCACCGTGGACTCGGTCGGCCCGTAGTTGTTGACGACGCGGAAGGGCAGCCGCAGCCCGGCCGGCAGGTGCAGCGCGTCCCCGCCGGTCAGCACGTACTCCAGCGTGGTCGGCTCCGACCAGTCCAGCGCGGCCAGCGCCTCCAGCACCGGTGTCGACACGAACGTGCCCCGCACCCGCTTCCCGGTCAGCCAGCGCTGGAGCAGCGCCGGGGTCAGCCGCACCGTGTCGTCGGGCACGCACACGGTGGCGCCCGCGGCCAGCGCGGGCCACAGCTCCCACGCGGCCGCGTCGAACCCGACACCGGCGAGCAGCGCGACCCGCCGGCCGGGTGCCACGGCGAAGCTCTCGACCGTCCACCGCACCAGGTTCGCCAGGCTGCGGTGCTCGATCTCCACGCCCTTGGGGCGCCCGGTGGATCCGCTGGTGTAGATGACGTAGGCCAGGTCGTCCGGGGCCGCGGCGGGCTCCGGGTCGTGCGCCGGCAGGTCCGCCAGGCGCGGCCAGTCCCGGTCGGTGAGGAACCGGGCGGGCGCCCCGGGCAGCCGCCCGGTGCGCGCGCTGTCGGTGACCACCAGCACGGCCCCGGTGTCCGCGAGCATGAAGGCGAGCCGGTCGGCCGGGTGCTCGGGGTCCAGCGGCACGTAGGCGGCGCCGGACTTCAGGACCGCGAGCAGGGCGGTGATCTGGTCGGGCCCGCGCTCCAGGCAGACGGCGACCACCCGGCCGGGACCGGCGCCGTGCGACCGCAGGTGCCGGGCGAGCCGGTTGGCCCGCGCGTTCAGCTCGCGGTAGGTCAGCTCCCCGGTGTCCGTGAGCACCGCGGCCGTCCCGGGCCGGGCGGCGGCGCACTGCTCGACGAGCCGGTGGACGGTCGTCCCCCCGGCCCCCGTCGCGGACGCCGTCCCGCTCCACTCGGTCAGCACCCGCCGCCGCTCGGCACCGCTCAGCACCTCCAGTTCGGACAGCCGCCGCTCCCGGCCGGTGGCCGCGGCGCGCAGCAGGGTGGTGAAGTGCCCGGCCAGCCGCTCCGCCGTGGCCGGTTCGAACAGGTCCAGGGCGAACACCAGGCTGCCGTCCAGCGAGCCGTCGGGCCGCTCGGTGAGGAACAGCGTCAGGTCGAACTTCGCCTCCTCCGCCCGCACCGCGAACGGCTCCACCACCAGGCCCGGCAGGCCCCAGGCGTTCCCGTCGGGCGTGTTCTGCAGCACGAACATGGTCTGGAACAGCGGAGTGCGCGACAGGTCCCGGTCCGGGGCCAGTTCCTCGACGAGCCGCTCGAAGGGCAGGTCCTGGTGGTCGTAGGCGCCCAGCGCGGTGTCCTTCACCCGGTCCAGCAGCTCCCCGAAGGTCGGATCGCCGGACAGGTCGGTGCGCATCACCAGGGTGTTGACGAAGAAACCGATCAGGTCCTCGGTCTCGGCACGGGTGCGGCCCGCGACCGGGCTGCCGACCGCGATGTCCTCCTGCCCGCTGTACTTGGCCATCAGCAGCTGGAACACGGCCAGCAACGACATGAACAGGCTCGCCCCGCGCCCCGCCGCCGTCCGCCGCACCGCGTCGACCACGTCGGCGGGCACGCCGAGGGCGACCGTGCCGCCCCGGCCCGAGCGCTCGGCCGGCCGGCGGTGGTCGGCCGGCAGCTCCAGTGGCTGCACCCCGGCGAGCCGCTCCCGCCAGTACGCCGCCTGCCCGTCCAGCGCCGGCCCGTCCAGTGCCCCGCGCTGCCAGACCGCGAAGTCCGCGTACTGCACGTCCAGCGGGG
This is a stretch of genomic DNA from Streptomyces sp. TG1A-8. It encodes these proteins:
- a CDS encoding non-ribosomal peptide synthetase, whose amino-acid sequence is MPEAFGAALTALTARHEILRTRFVADGTGRPVQVVDAPREVAVEVHDARCSGADAARGILREAAGRPFDLASGPLLRAVAVRTADAEWLVLVAVHHIVSDGWSEGVLARELRELYGAAVEGRPAALAPLDVQYADFAVWQRGALDGPALDGQAAYWRERLAGVQPLELPADHRRPAERSGRGGTVALGVPADVVDAVRRTAAGRGASLFMSLLAVFQLLMAKYSGQEDIAVGSPVAGRTRAETEDLIGFFVNTLVMRTDLSGDPTFGELLDRVKDTALGAYDHQDLPFERLVEELAPDRDLSRTPLFQTMFVLQNTPDGNAWGLPGLVVEPFAVRAEEAKFDLTLFLTERPDGSLDGSLVFALDLFEPATAERLAGHFTTLLRAAATGRERRLSELEVLSGAERRRVLTEWSGTASATGAGGTTVHRLVEQCAAARPGTAAVLTDTGELTYRELNARANRLARHLRSHGAGPGRVVAVCLERGPDQITALLAVLKSGAAYVPLDPEHPADRLAFMLADTGAVLVVTDSARTGRLPGAPARFLTDRDWPRLADLPAHDPEPAAAPDDLAYVIYTSGSTGRPKGVEIEHRSLANLVRWTVESFAVAPGRRVALLAGVGFDAAAWELWPALAAGATVCVPDDTVRLTPALLQRWLTGKRVRGTFVSTPVLEALAALDWSEPTTLEYVLTGGDALHLPAGLRLPFRVVNNYGPTESTVVTTSAEVVPGVPVPPIGRPVRNTVVYVVDRHDRPVPTGVPGELLVGGAGLARGYRGLPRQTAERFVTLDLDGTPRRVYRTGDRVRWLPDGRLEFLGRLDDQVKLRGHRIEPGEIEAVLLDGPEVAAATVVVREDAPGDKRLVAYVVPAGGTGPAEEGLRARLRRELPDYMVPSAFVVLERLPLTPNGKVDRRALPAPEPRTGGAGGAAPRTPAERAVAAAWSEVLGTEVTGVDDDFFALGGHSLLATQVTSRLRAELGVEVPVRALFASPTVGALAAVVEELDTGGAQRIAPADRAGGPLPLSFAQQRLWFLDQLEPGRAEYVVPFALRVGGALDTAALDAALTAVVARHEALRTRFVADDGGRPGQVVDPPAPVRAAVHDLRHLAGPEERLLAARELVEAEAGRPFDLASGPLLRASLVRLADEEAHLLLAVHHVVCDGWSQGVMARELREGYRAAVSGAAARLPQLPVQYADFSVWQRERLTGDELERQLAYWRERLAGVEPLELPTDRHRPAGRPGGGDSVEFAVPAEVAARLRAAATARGASLYMVLLAVYQVLLAKYSRQDDIAVGSPIAGRNRAETEDLIGFFVNTLVMRTDLSGDPAFTELLDRVKDTALGAYDHQDLPFERLVEELAPDRDSSRNPLFQTVFTLQNTPDDHAWNLPGLEVEPFTVTLPDAKFDLSLMMSEDAGGDLRGTLEYRTDLFERETVVRLADHLGSLLDAVAGAPGARLSELCLLTPAERRRIVAEWNDTARDYPDTATLHGLFEGWAARQPDTVAVEGPQGALTYGELNARANRIAHHLRTRYGVRPDMPVTVCLERGPDLVAAELGVLKAGAAYVPLDPQYPVERLAYMVRDTQTPVVLTHGAHADRLPSGVPLLLLDRDGDLLAGEPAADPEPAAAAHHLAYLIYTSGSTGRPKGVQVEHRGLVNLIHWTAAEYGLEPGQRIGLLAGIGFDAAAWELWLGLTRGATCCTTTENVRLAPHLLRDWLQEQRVHAAFLSTPMLESLAALAWGPDSTLDYVLTGGDRLRMPPRARLPFRVVNNYGPTETTVIVTSTVAEPGDTVPPIGRPVANTLVFVVDQHGRPVPVGVPGELLVGGVQVARGYRGRPELTEERFTVFEAEGVRSRVYRTGDLVKWRPDGQLDFLRRIDNQVKIRGNRIELGEIEANLLTHPGIGEVSVVVREDVPGDKRLVAYLVAAGPGAPSTTELRAHLGRHLPDYMIPAAFVVLERLPLTANGKVDRAALPLPDSRRPDLETAYTAPRNTVERAVVCVWADLLGIERIGVHDNFFQLGGHSLLATQVASRLRKALRVDVPVRTVFDSPTPAELAQSIADLMMAAITAQFAPAG